A part of Miscanthus floridulus cultivar M001 chromosome 6, ASM1932011v1, whole genome shotgun sequence genomic DNA contains:
- the LOC136458029 gene encoding uncharacterized protein translates to MEPRKSNYLVALVLASLLLSAMAGGHRKKLLNKDEASESMETSSESMQQLQEDDEMAVVVHERILKQVKMNDYGRYDPSPTMAKPHFKDIPN, encoded by the exons ATGGAGCCCAGGAAGTCGAATTATCTTGTCGCCCTCGTCTTGGCGTCGCTCTTGCTCTCCGCCATGGCAG GAGGACATAGGAAGAAGCTTCTGAACAAAGATGAGGCATCAGAGTCAATG GAGACATCGTCGGAATCCATGCAGCAGCTGCAGGAAGACGACGAAATGGCGGTGGTGGTCCACGAAAGAATTCTCAAGCAGGTGAAGATGAACGACTACGGGAGATACGACCCTTCACCGACCATGGCTAAGCCTCACTTCAAGGACATACCCAACTAG